A stretch of Cytophagales bacterium DNA encodes these proteins:
- a CDS encoding aminotransferase class IV, with protein MLQQYDPKNADLQVWVGDQLYHRNEAKVSVFDSSVQGGDAIWEGLRVYEQGIIHLDRHLDRLYESAKALQFDHVPTREFIKDAIKQTLVANGMDKDAHIRLTLTRGEKVTSGMDPRLNQKGSCLIVLAEWKPLVYDNETGIRVITSTQRRNGPQYLDSKIHHNNLLNNILAKIQANIAGVDAGVMLDDRGFVAELNDTNMFMVKDGKLYTPFAHACLHGITRGFVIELASANGIELEERNLSLVEFYNADEVFATGTMGELTPIVEIDGRPIENKTGSNLRAKLNALMHDSLPTHAEKL; from the coding sequence ATGTTGCAACAATACGACCCCAAGAACGCTGACCTACAAGTCTGGGTAGGAGATCAACTTTATCATAGAAATGAAGCAAAGGTTTCTGTATTTGATAGTTCAGTTCAGGGTGGTGATGCCATTTGGGAAGGCCTTAGGGTTTATGAACAGGGGATCATTCATTTGGACAGGCATTTGGATCGGTTGTATGAGTCAGCAAAAGCATTGCAGTTTGATCATGTTCCTACCAGAGAATTCATCAAGGATGCGATAAAACAAACGCTCGTTGCCAACGGCATGGACAAGGATGCGCACATTCGATTGACCCTGACCCGAGGAGAAAAGGTGACTTCAGGCATGGATCCGAGGCTGAATCAAAAAGGAAGTTGCTTGATTGTTTTGGCAGAATGGAAGCCATTGGTATATGACAATGAGACTGGAATCCGTGTGATTACCTCGACACAAAGAAGAAATGGACCACAATACCTGGATTCCAAAATCCATCACAACAACCTGTTGAACAATATTTTGGCAAAAATTCAGGCCAATATTGCTGGAGTAGATGCCGGCGTGATGCTGGATGATCGTGGATTTGTGGCGGAACTCAATGATACCAATATGTTCATGGTGAAGGATGGCAAGCTTTATACACCATTCGCACATGCTTGTTTGCATGGTATTACCAGGGGATTTGTGATAGAACTTGCAAGTGCCAATGGAATTGAATTGGAAGAAAGAAACTTGAGTTTAGTGGAGTTTTACAATGCGGACGAAGTATTCGCAACAGGAACTATGGGTGAACTGACCCCAATCGTAGAGATCGATGGTCGTCCTATTGAAAATAAAACGGGTTCAAATCTCCGAGCAAAGCTTAATGCGCTAATGCATGACAGTTTACCAACGCATGCTGAGAAACTATAA
- a CDS encoding valine--tRNA ligase, with protein MASLSTKYNPSEVEDKWYQTWMEKGLFAAEVNPDKEPYSIVIPPPNVTGVLHMGHMLNNTIQDILIRKARMEGKEACWVPGTDHASIATEAKVVKMLREKGIKKSDLSRDEFMKHAWEWKEKYGGIILEQLKKLGASCDWDRTAFTMDDDYYKAVIRVFVDLYKKGYIYRGLRMVNWDVEAQTAVSNEEVVYQDGGEVSNLYSVRYKIKDSDESVVIATQRPETILGDSGIAVNPKDERYQHLIGKTAIVPFVEREIPIIADEYVELDFGTGCLKVTPAHDPNDYEIGLRHGLEVVDTIDLKGNLNEACGVEKYIGMERFKARKEIIKDLDAAGILIGSEEFTTRIGRSERTDSVIEPKLSLQWFIKMKEISRKAHQVVKDDEILLHPPKFKNTYNHWMENVRDWCISRQLWWGQRIPAYYFGEGEDDFVVAETPAEALNLAKEKSGNSSLSIDDLKQDEDVLDTWASSWLFPIQVFNGLNPEYIDADSGKIKKGSNPALDYFYPTDTLVTAPEILFFWVARMIIAGYEYMDDKPFKNVYLTGIVRDKLRRKMSKSLGNSPDPLDLIAKYGADAVRTGMLFSSPAGNDLLFDMELIEQGQKFANKIWNGFRLVQQWEVADQKQPACNTLAIEWFEANFNKALTEIEDHFSKFRMSDALKALYKLIWDDFFNYYLEWIKPPYQSPIDQATLDATWGFFDKVLRIMHPFMPFISEELWQKMGRNEGEYLIKADWVKADDFDDNLVQKADALFEIVNNIRNVRSSKNLPKHEALPLTINAQESEYAALIPSIEKLGVISEVNFSSEKPDSSFSFVVASTEFHLQAEGMVDTEAERDKLQKELDYTKGFLNSVMKKLSNEKFVNGAPEKVVAAEQKKKADAEAKIKTLEESLDRL; from the coding sequence ATGGCCTCATTATCGACGAAGTACAACCCTTCGGAAGTAGAAGACAAATGGTATCAAACCTGGATGGAAAAAGGACTTTTTGCAGCGGAAGTCAACCCTGACAAAGAACCTTATTCTATCGTGATCCCTCCTCCGAATGTCACGGGTGTCTTGCACATGGGGCACATGCTCAACAATACGATCCAGGACATCCTGATCCGTAAGGCAAGGATGGAAGGCAAAGAAGCTTGCTGGGTTCCTGGTACAGATCACGCATCCATAGCCACGGAAGCGAAAGTCGTGAAAATGCTCCGCGAGAAAGGCATCAAGAAAAGTGACCTTTCTCGTGACGAATTCATGAAGCATGCCTGGGAATGGAAGGAAAAATACGGTGGGATCATCCTGGAACAGCTGAAAAAACTAGGCGCTTCCTGTGATTGGGACCGAACGGCATTCACCATGGATGACGACTATTATAAGGCTGTAATCCGGGTATTTGTAGATCTGTATAAGAAAGGATACATCTATCGTGGCCTCCGCATGGTCAACTGGGATGTAGAAGCGCAGACTGCAGTTTCCAATGAAGAAGTAGTTTATCAGGACGGTGGAGAAGTTTCTAATCTCTACTCTGTACGTTACAAAATCAAAGATTCAGATGAATCAGTGGTCATCGCGACACAGCGACCTGAAACGATCCTCGGAGATTCGGGTATCGCGGTTAATCCAAAAGATGAGCGATACCAACACCTGATCGGCAAAACAGCCATCGTTCCTTTTGTCGAGCGAGAAATTCCGATCATCGCCGACGAATACGTGGAACTGGATTTTGGAACAGGTTGTCTTAAGGTTACTCCCGCACACGATCCTAATGACTATGAAATTGGTTTGAGACATGGTTTGGAGGTAGTAGACACCATCGACCTAAAAGGTAATCTCAATGAAGCCTGCGGAGTTGAAAAATACATCGGCATGGAGCGCTTCAAAGCGCGTAAAGAGATCATCAAAGACCTGGATGCTGCAGGAATTTTAATAGGTAGTGAGGAGTTCACCACAAGAATTGGTCGTTCCGAAAGAACGGATAGTGTGATCGAGCCCAAGTTGTCGTTGCAGTGGTTCATCAAGATGAAAGAGATCTCTCGTAAGGCACATCAGGTTGTGAAAGATGATGAGATTTTGCTGCATCCTCCAAAGTTCAAGAATACCTACAATCACTGGATGGAGAATGTACGGGATTGGTGTATCTCGCGTCAACTATGGTGGGGTCAGCGCATCCCGGCCTATTATTTCGGTGAAGGAGAAGACGACTTTGTAGTTGCGGAAACACCAGCAGAAGCACTGAACCTTGCGAAAGAAAAATCGGGTAACAGCTCACTTTCGATCGACGACCTGAAACAGGATGAAGATGTTCTGGATACATGGGCTTCCTCCTGGTTGTTCCCGATCCAGGTTTTCAATGGCCTGAATCCGGAATACATAGATGCAGATAGCGGCAAAATCAAAAAAGGTTCAAATCCGGCACTGGACTACTTCTACCCTACCGACACACTGGTTACAGCTCCTGAGATCCTGTTCTTCTGGGTGGCCCGAATGATCATCGCTGGTTATGAATACATGGACGACAAGCCATTCAAAAACGTGTATCTGACCGGAATCGTAAGGGACAAGCTGCGACGAAAAATGAGTAAGTCATTGGGTAACTCGCCTGATCCACTGGACTTGATCGCTAAATACGGCGCAGATGCAGTTCGCACGGGCATGTTGTTCTCCTCTCCGGCTGGCAACGACTTGCTGTTCGATATGGAATTGATCGAGCAAGGACAAAAGTTTGCCAATAAGATCTGGAATGGATTTCGACTTGTACAGCAATGGGAAGTTGCCGATCAGAAACAACCTGCATGCAACACCCTGGCCATCGAGTGGTTTGAAGCGAACTTCAACAAAGCGCTGACTGAAATTGAGGACCATTTCTCGAAGTTCAGAATGTCAGATGCTCTGAAGGCTCTATACAAATTGATTTGGGATGATTTCTTCAACTATTATCTGGAGTGGATCAAACCTCCCTATCAATCACCTATCGATCAGGCAACGCTCGATGCTACCTGGGGATTCTTTGATAAAGTGCTGAGAATTATGCATCCATTCATGCCATTCATTTCGGAAGAGCTTTGGCAGAAAATGGGTCGCAATGAAGGAGAATACCTGATCAAAGCAGATTGGGTAAAAGCCGATGATTTTGATGATAACCTGGTTCAAAAAGCGGATGCGCTGTTTGAGATTGTGAACAACATTCGTAATGTCAGAAGTAGCAAAAACCTGCCTAAGCATGAAGCACTGCCTCTGACCATCAATGCACAAGAAAGCGAGTATGCCGCCTTGATTCCTTCCATTGAAAAGCTTGGTGTGATCTCAGAGGTTAATTTCTCATCCGAGAAACCCGACAGTTCCTTCAGTTTTGTAGTTGCTTCTACTGAATTCCATTTGCAGGCAGAAGGCATGGTAGATACGGAAGCAGAACGCGATAAATTGCAGAAAGAATTGGATTATACCAAAGGCTTCCTAAACTCCGTGATGAAGAAACTCAGCAATGAGAAGTTTGTCAATGGTGCCCCTGAAAAAGTGGTAGCAGCCGAGCAAAAGAAAAAGGCTGATGCAGAAGCGAAAATCAAGACGCTGGAAGAGAGTTTAGATAGGCTTTAA